One Nicotiana sylvestris chromosome 12, ASM39365v2, whole genome shotgun sequence genomic window carries:
- the LOC138883039 gene encoding uncharacterized protein, with amino-acid sequence MEKVMIIKERLKTTQSRQKSDTNVRRRDLEFKEDDWVFLKVFPIKGIMRFGKKGKLSPRYVGPYRIIQKISQVAYKLELPPEMLLVPSVFYVSMLKKVVGDLSAIVPVETIEVSEEMLYE; translated from the coding sequence atggagaaGGTTATGATCATTAAGGAGCGGTTGAAAACtactcagagtcgccaaaagtccgATACAAATGTTCGTCGAAGAGATTTGGAATTCAAGGAAGacgattgggtattcttgaaggtttTCCCCAtcaagggtattatgcgttttggaaagaaaggaaagttaaGTCCGAGATATGTCGGGCCGTATAGAATCATTCAAAAGATTAGTCAGGTGGCGTACAAGCTTGAGCTACCACCTGAGATGTTATTAGTACCCTCGGTGTTCTATGTGtccatgttgaagaaggtagttggagatTTATCCGCTATTGTACcggttgaaactattgaggttagTGAAGAGATGTTATATGAATAA